AGGGTATAAGGCCGAGAGGTCAGAGGCCCGGTTCTGAGATCCGTCGTTTGCAGGTTGATTCTTTACCCGCGAAATTATCACGGGAAGAAGGTACGGCATACACCAAAATAAAGACATAAGGCATTGGAGATTGGAATAATTAGGGGAAAAATCGGCAACGTCCACGATGTTCGTCAAGAATATTCTCCTAAGGATGTCCGCGCATATTCCTTTAATGGAAAGTTGCTCCCGTGTAGGCGATACGGATGCGGGGGCGAGAACGCGTCCGATGAATCGAGCCGTAAACTCGCGCCGCGCACTCTGAAAATTGCTGCAGGTGTCAGCCGACTCTCGACAGTTTCTAGTAGCGAACGTGCCGTGCGCGATATCCATAAACCGATCCTAAACTATTGTAGAAAAATACACCGTCTCAACAAGTGTCCGTTACCGTTTTATACTGTCTGTCTCGAGGTTTTTGTACGCtggtgtatttttatttctcaatttataattaaccGGGTCTTACGATGTCGTAAACAGTTAGGATAATAGTTGATCCACTACTTTTTTGcccagatttttttaattgcacgTTATGAGTGAGTTTCTTATGTCATTACTATCGCAATTTTTGACCTCGTTCGTTCGTGATAAGTACTCTAATCGGTTATAACGCTGTCTGCAAAAGTCGCGGTGTTATTTCATGTATCTTGGATGTTTAGTCGATGATGATTCATACGTGCCACCCTCTAATTTCTTCACAAATTCCCAGTCGGGAGTTTATAGGCAGACACGTGTATGCACGCGAGAAAGCTTTAAGAGATTCAGCCAACTTCGTAACCAATTCTTACATGGCAAATTCGGAATCGATGTGGTTTTAATTTCGTTTCTCTGAAGACATGTTATAACAAGCGAATTCAGCAGAACATAATTAGTTATTCAGAACATAATTGAGCTACTCTAAATAAGATTCATGCCCCTAATTAATATTACACAAATTCAAAAGTATTTGTACTACATTTCCTACGTTTAATGATTAATCAAATAAGATTCTCTAAAAATCTGCTTCAAGGAGTTGCTTGTACAGATATGCCTAAGCCTATTACTGTGCTGTTATGCATGTAAATAATTAGCTGTGGCTAATAACGTTAACTACTGCCTTATACTTGCTTCTAGCTGTATCGTTTGGGTAAAGTCAATAAGCTGTATACTAGAAAATTTTGGGTGTACAATTCCGCCGGTGTTATTTCTCGCAGTTACGCGATGAAAAAGTTTACAAACAtgtgttattttttccaaaatcagAACAAATTTCACCCTCACAGTCCACTCGAGAGATTTATTTAGCAAAATCTCGTCAGTTATTTTTGTTCAAGTGTCAAGTCTGCTGTCATGCCCATTGCGAGAGATAATCTACCTTACATTAGTCACACTCAACTTGCATTTCAGTATTCTCTCGGACCCCATTTATGGTGCAGTGATTGTACAGCCGTCAAATTCGTCATCCTTGGTCATGCTAAGTGTGTCTTGTACATAAGTCAAGCTAAAACATCACCGCATTAACACCGTTTATTGATCGGTGAATACTTTAAATATTATCGCAAGAGTTTATTAAGCCAGAAAAGCCCAACTTCCGGTACTTTGCGGGTATAGAGGGGTTGGAAACTTTTTCCCAGCCTAGATCTAAGCCAATGATAAAATTGCGGTTAACAGTTTCACTTGCGGTGAggtagaatgaaaaaaatactcaacaGTTTTATGTACTAACCCTAAATACTTGGCAGTCGAGCGGACACGCTTCTGAGGCAAATGAACATTTATTGATCGGTAAAgaaggcgaaaattttagcaatTCTAATTAACTTTGAACAGTGTTTCGCGAGAGCGAGGAAACACCCAACTTCCGGAACTTTAGTGGCTTGTAGCTTCTGTGTACACAGTTTGGCCTGATTTGTTCCACGTGTAATCAGTGTAGCCGTGTGCAGTACTAAAACCCTATGCATTAAAACAGTGATAACTTTAGCGTAAGACGCATCTGTGTGATAAACAAAGACGTAAGAAAGTATAataaaggaggaaaaaataaaaattggtaaatgGCCACAGATGCGCCGCCGGTCCTTCTACCATGCTCAATCTGCTCGCGGACGTTCAAGCCGCAATCATTGGAAAAGCACACAAAGATCTGCGAGCGAGCAGCCgccaaaaaaagaaaaccctTCGACTCTGCCAAACAGCGTATCCAGGGCACCGATCTAGCCGAGTTTCTACCTAAGCAGGGAAAGCGGCGGCCCATCCACGAGGACAAATCTTCCAAGCCCAAGACCACCTGGAAACAGACGCACGATGAATTTCTGCGTGCCATACGAGCTGCCCGTGGCGAAGCCGTAAGCTCAACTTATATTACATTATGAATATATCTGTAAGTTATTCTTAGTAGTATTATATGGTGGGTTTCTCTAGTcgctgaaaatatattttgatttcCGGAATAGAAAGTCTCCTATAAAGTTACAATCGAGACACGAAGCAGTTCAAAGGGATTCGTTATTTAAAACCGAAGCGATATTGGTGTGTTTGGTTTATTTTCACGAGATTATCGCGTGAGTTGAATTTCCCCACCGTGATCTCATTCGCTTCTTTCGAAATCGTTGGACATCTTAATCACTATAGTATATTTCTAGATCAGGTAACGTTTTTTAAGATTTCATACGTATGTTTCCGGGTTTATAATAGATTCTGACCAAATGTAGAGGCACGAACTTTCCGAATTTTATGATTCTATCATTCGCAGGAACATCGTCGTGGGCTCGgctgtaatatattattactatGTTTTTGCGAATTACAGTAATTGACGCCTTCTCGCACCAAAATCTCAAACTCGTTCCACCCACGTTGACAAACTTCGAGAAAGACTATATTGTGCGTCTTTTTAATCTACCCACTGCAATATTTGTAtctgtatacctatgtatgcataatagagaaaaaaaaatggtcccAGTAACGAGTACCGTCGTGTTATGAGTCATTTATGTCTTCGACCTCGACACGAAGACCCTTTCGATGCAATCCCCATATACTTATTACTGCATAGATGAGCAAGATATTGCACAACCTGCTTATCACCTGATAACCTTCACTTATTCATTATCCTTCCGTATGTGCGCAGTCCTGCGCTGGCCTCGATCGCGATTTTGTGATCGATTCACCCACGCAAGGTTTCGTGTTTATGTATAGTAGAGAATCATATTAATCAGCCTTTTACGCCCACTTAAGACCTACCCACGCGATGAAACGTAACAACACCGGGTGTATCAAATTGTGTAAATGCCGTTAGCCTTTACAGAACTTTAAAGGGATAAATTTGTTTGCAAAGGATGACGTATCGGCACCGCGGCAGGTGGCCGCTGTCGCCCCTACGACGGCTCCAACTCGTGCCAACGAGAAGGGTACATGTCCCACGTGCAATCGGCAATTCGGCATCAAAGCCTACGATCGGCACGTGGCTTGGTGCAAAGAACGTGCAACTCGTCTTCCGGTAAGCCCAGCGACAAACATTGCGAAGGAGCGTCTAGAAGCTCGGATAAACTACCGAGCACCGACACTGAGAAACCGCCGGTTGACCAACCGAGAGAAGTATTCCCCTGGTTCGACAGTGAACATATCTACGGCAAGCAAAATGTCACCACCGGGATCAAAGCCTAAGGAAAGCGCATCTGTACCCAGCTGCGCTAAAGCTAGCGACAGTCTTGTGAAATCGAAGCCAGCAGCCGCGTGAGTATTCTTAATCCGTTCCTCAACTACATCCTTCGTTCCATTTGTCGCATACCTAGCCTAAAGATCTCCCACAGACTCAACTGTCAGTAGCTAGACCACTGGCTTTGCAACTTATTTACAGCCGGCCCTCGTGTAGTCTGTATCGTTCCTTGTTGTTTGACATGACCATTTTAATGAGTTCCTTTTGCAGCAGACGTTTGGGGCATACCAAAGAAATACCGAATATACCTGGGCCCATGAAATCACGCTTGGTGGATCGGACTAACAGGTGAGAGGGAGTATTAGAACTGTGGTAGGACGAACTAGATTCAAGTGAATAATATAACATTAGTAGTACTTGAAGTAGAAGGGTGCATGAGGAGAAGGGAAAGGGCTGAGGTATTAAAACcgagaaaatatttaactCGAAGACTGGTAACTTATCAACTGATTTTGCAATTGTTAGGagtagaaaattgttttttatttttcttcacgaccaaattgattttttcacacgACTTCAACTCCTTTGGTAATATTTAAAGTATCTTACTAAAGCATGTAGGAGCTAACTGCCTTCTCCTGATGACCTTGACCCTGTTTCCTCCTCCTCAGGCCGGCCGAAGAATACGAGTCCGGACCCATGTCTACTCGAACCTCTTCCTCAAATCCTCGACGTCCCCTATTGCCTAACGCCTCCCCAAAATCTGTCAAAACCACCATTAAGAATACGTCGCCACCCCCAAAGTCAGCGCGTCGGTCAGAAATCAGATCCAGTCTGTCACCGCGTCTTTGTAAGATACACGAGTCCACTAGCAGCGAGCctgtgaaattaaaaattaatttgcttTCGGTAAGAGGTTACAATAACCCAAAAGTAAATGACATCGATGTAAATCAGGACGTTATCGGCATGTCAGTCCAACCTTGCAACATTCATAGAGAACATAGCATGACCAGTTGGAAACGGATCAGCGAGGAGAAAACAGATTCACAGATAATGACAGGCAATACGGATacttcaaaaatgaaaaatactagTGTTGAAGAGCAGGATAGTGAGAAGTGTAGGGTTGGGGTATCAGAGATCGTTTGTAGTGAAAAATGTGGTGAAGATGATGAGTTTGAGAAAGCTGCTGAACGCCATCGCCAAAGTTCGTCGATAGTGTCCCCAAAAGTCATGGAATGCATTCGGCCATCCGAAGTCGCGAATACCGCTGATACCTCAAAACTGTCCTGGGTTAAGAATATAGAAGAACTTGATAAGACTTATTTGATTAAGGAGTCACGTGATTCAGACCCCGATTCACTATGCTTATTAATCCCGCCGAGGAAATGGAAACCAATAAAAAATAGCCCCCGAGTGGAATTTTACGTAAAAGATAGAATGATGACTGTCTCAGAGTCCACAATCAACTTCTATGAAGACCATGGTAACTTGGACTGCTTTGCAAGTCCCATGAACTTCAATGGACACGTCAACTTTACTAGCACACCTGTTCTAGATAATCTTGATGTTGATCATGCTGATGATATGCCTGATACAGTACAGAATCTAGAAGCTGGGAAAGACGTTAGTGCTCAAGAAGATGTTGTATTGTCAACAGAGCCAGGAATTGCATGGCTAGCTGATACCACGCTGCAGCAGGAGGCGTCAATGGCATTAGAACTAGAATTAATCCATTCTACAGCGAATGATCCTGCACTTCAGGAAACAACGGTGATTATTACGCCAATTGAAACACCCGTGCAGCCTTCACCGGAGACATTTTGCAAGATAACTGTTCAGAACGATTCGCCGAAAGTTAAATCAACCAGGGTGAGtcgtagaaaaaagaaaaagaaaaatgccgTTGTAAAACTCACTCCCCGTTTAAAACCTCTCGATCAAACAGTTCTGGTCACAGAACAGCCTTTGAGTTATACTAATTTTAATAAGATTTATGAATTACCATCGAACCCGCAAATTGATGCAAAGCAAACTTATGCTCACGTCGTTAGTCCGATTCCGAGAAGCTCTATTAAAACAAAGTCTCCTTTAAAACATCGGAAGCAGCGGGCTTTGACGGATTGCAGTGAGTCGCAGTCACAAGAAATCGAGGTCTGCCAAAGAGGTAATAAAAGTGCACCTCGTAATCCAACGCAAGTGGATTCAGAATTCGATTCGTCGTTCGAATTAAAGGCTTCTCCATTTCCATCTCCAAGAAGTTTTTTGAACTTGATGGCGAGTCCTCCAAGTAAAAATTGCAACTATAGAAAATGTTCGTCAAAACCATCAAAGAATCGTCTACAAGCTTCAGTGGAAGAGGTTGGAACCGTTATTCAGGAACAAGAGGGTGAAAATTCGAGAAAGGATTGGTTTAGCGATCACTGTACGGCTAGATTAGGTAGACCTGGTCAAAAACTAGAAGCAACGAAAAAACAGTTAAAGCATTTGGATCttcagaaaaaagaaaatcgctCCTTTAAATCGTTGGATGGTTTTCACGACGGGTCAGCTCCTGATCCAAGCGCTATCGACGACGAAATTTCCAGGGTCACGACGCCCCAACTATCATCAACACGATCTATTGACACAGTGTCTTCGTCATCGCATCAATACAGTGGCGTGAATCCTTTGAGCGGGTCTCTAAAGCCAGAGTGTGGTGATAGACGAAGATGCGGGACTTACGTAATAGAGAAAAGATCAGTTCATGGTACGTCCCAGAATTACAACCCCGCGTCGGACGAGTCCCTCGAGGATAAGCCAATAGAGAAGCGACGTAAAACGGACCCAATGCAACAAGATTTGCATGAGACGGATGTTGGAAAAGGTGATCTAGTGATTGGTCATGAATCTGGGGATGGTTACAGTCTGAATGCAACGCTTACCGATTCAAGAAATTTCTTGGAGACAACGCTCGAAGATGACGTCTCGGTAGACGTCGATGTGCGGAAAATATATGACAAATATATAAACAACAACTTTGATTATGACAGCGAAAATACTGTCGGCGGAAGTTACTCAAACGAAGTTGATTTTGGTAAGGAACAAATTGTGATGGGCGATAAGGATGATCAAGGCTTTCAAAAGATTACGAAAGTTGCTTCGGATTCGAATGTGATTCAGGTTAAGACTCCGCGGTCTCCGGAGAGagtaatttcaaaatcaagtTGCCAAGAGGCTTTTGATACGCAACGACGGATTCGTAGGAACATGAATATCTTAAGAGGGAGTACTGACAGTCTGGTGTCAATGATGGATATAGCATCGAGGAGCATTCAGTTGATTTCTTCTTCAGGCTGCTATGACAGAGAAATTTGCAGAATACAGCCGATCAGGAGTGCCATTAACACGGAAAGATTGCCGAAGTTTTTACCGGAGATCAACCAGGCAGAAGATGTCGTAGCTTCAAAGAGCgtggaaaagaagaaaaaatcatcgGACTCAACGTATTGGGAAAAAGCATCTAGAGTGTCCCAACACAGACTTATAAATCTCTACCCTCCGAAAGAAAAGTTTCGATTTATCAAGAAAAATCCCAAAAGCCAATTCCTTCCACCTATCCAACCTGGAAGTCCTCTCTCCATCAAACGTCCAAGGTAGGACTAACCGTCAAACGTCACATACTAACCCTCCTTAATATTCGTAGGAGTGAACTGTCGTTTCGAGTCGTCCGCCGTAGTTATTCAAGAAGTCCACCAAACTTTAATCTCATGCTTAGACGTAGAATGTAAGTCTATGTGGTTTCAATGGCACGTACATCCAGTAACTAGTTAGAAAACTTTAGCTGCGCAGTGCACAAAACTCATTGACACGTTAGTGAAAACTCGTACTGATTAGACATTGATTAAACTTCTAACTAGAATATTAATGCAtgcaaaaatttcagctatACACGTGCATGCGATGTAGGCTATATATTTGGATACGTAAGCATTGTGGTCCTCAATTCTTAATTGATGACTCGCTGCACCGATTGGTCAGTAGTGACCATGTCTCACCATCACAGTAGCGATCGGAGTATAAGGCGATGGCTGTTTTCAGCGGAGCCAACCAGGACTACGACCCATTCGTGACTGCTGAAAGGCAAATCAACGAGTTGTTCGCGGATACTAATGATCAGTTCCTGACGGAGGGTCTGCCGCTGGAGGGCAATCGCTCTCCACCCAGTGATACAAAAGTCACGCAATTCCCGCTTTCGCATTCCTCAGCTTTTGTCAAATATCCCTCTTCACCGCGGGCTAATAAACGCGCTTCCGTTATCGCGCCACCGTCAGAATTTGACGATTTTATATCTGACTTCTCTAGCGACTCGACCGAGACGAATTCCACGActcaggatttttttataaacaatttgcAGATGCAAACGCGGGACGCAAACGACTTCGACAAACTGACAGAGGACTGTACCAGACGCGTGGTTATCGACAAGTCAAAGGTCGCGTTAGACGAAGATGTTAACGCGAACTCTTGTCGTGGCAAGACGTTTGTTAGCTCGATAGAAAGGTCACgtaaaattcttgaaaaggTTTCGCCGAAAGTTGTTCGGCCTGCCATGAACAGGTCGCATTCAGTTCGCTCTACAAGGGCTACATCGGCACCTAGAGCACCGGAGCGCAAGAGTTCACTTAAGAAATCGATATCACATACGAATGATTACTCGGGTGTTTCGAACGCGTCGAATAACAATGGCTTCGGGGCTTTGTCCGGGAGTAATTTGAGCCTTAGTTCAATGCTGTCCTCGGAGGCAGACATAAAAAGATCAAATTCGGTGTTCGACGAACTCTTGAGCTCCTTCGAAGACGACGGCTCTTCCTTTCCGTCCCTGAAATCCTTCCTAAAGAGTGATTCCGTCTCTACCTCAATGTCCAGCCAGGTTCCGGATAGCAGGCTGCGCAACGGGATGATCAGCGACGAGGAATTATCATCGCCGGATAGCTACAAACGCCAGAACCACAGCAAGCTGAGTGCCGACTCTGCCTACAGcaggttatttttttctttacgctACACGATCGTGTATTTCGATCTCAGACACTTTTGCAACTTGGAATATAATGCCTTCAAATATTTGCACCGGGTTTATCAtgacattttattattatagatGTTTTTTGTCACCGCTCGTGATAatttagacatttttttcaaagctaTATTCTTATACGTTGTAACAATAGGAGTTGTTATGAGAAGATTGCGCATGCCTAAATCACCATAAACTTTGTCCTTGTAGTCTAAATCGCAAATGTTCCAACCATGGACGCAGCACGAACGATGTAGGATCCAGAATCGAGCAGGAACCATTGCTAAAGCACGGGGATGCTGAAGTTACACCGGGAAAATTGAAGATGTCTAAGTTTTGCCACGAGTGCGGATCTAGATTTCCCGAACCAGCGAAATTCTGTTGTGAATGTGGAGTCAAGAGGCTTGTTCTCTGAGCAAGCGGTCAGAGTTTTGAACTTGAAAATACAAACCATCTTCTCTTCCTGAGAAACCTGCTGGATATCTCCAACGGTTTCTCACCTGGCCTTGTCACCCTCTTGGTGCCGAAGCTACACACATACATAGAGTATGCATGGTAAACTAGAAGGTATACCGATCACGCATggaatatatgtaataataaatccaTTCTCTTCAACACACAATCGGGCGTGCCTCCCCacagtttttctcaaataatttttatcacgggtcaagagagtaaaaaatacTAATTTCCAAGCCTGCGTCAATCGCTTGTGATAAAACGAGATAACCATTCACTACACGTGTTACTTATACGTAACGGTTGTTTGTGTATCTAAATTTTGCTAGTCGGCCTTAAAACATTTGACATTTTGCTATAATAATCATTATGCCAGATGGGCAATTGAGGATATGGACCACATCCAATTCGAGGCATGTGcgattagaaatttttatatcttttcgCACGTAATATAGTAATTTAAAAGTTccgatttgtatttttatacttaaCTACTTACTGTCAGTCGTTATTCTGAAATCATGTGGAAATGTGTTGAGCAAATTCTGTTGTTCGAGTAAATAATACGTCGTAAATTAGATATTTCCTTAAAAATTAAGGAAAGAATGCACCGATCACATAACATCATGTGTATTACTGTTGGTTTTCAGTTGGCGTTTATTTGATTGGAAAACGATATTCCAATTTATGATAACGCAAATTCTAACTCACACCTCCGTGTGTGGATTTTATTGATATTGAGTTTTCCCCCTTGCAATAACATTATTGAGCGATTGAGACAATCATTTATGCACCGCGCGTCATGTAAGTCGAACGGTATCACTAGTTTGTTGAAATGTCAccatttttggtttttgttaaaaatgtaTGTCGCTAAGTTCATCATATTTTatgtgaacattttttttaaataatttatttagcgCGTGAAGGGTGACTGTTGTGTAACACTTATTTATGCAAATTAGTCGTGTtattttcgattaatttttttgttgattttaatCGTTTAATTATATAGTTTACATATTAATCACCCATATACTCACACTTTATTgttgaaatgatttcataaACCAGCTAGATTTATcgtaatcataataataatttttctgtacttataggtaaaataaattattattccatGCGAATACGAGTCACATCGTTATGATTGAATATCCAGATGGCAGTTTCAAGTTTTaatcataaatttcaaaatataaatattgctAGCCATTGATTATTCAGAGATTATTCATGTATAAAACAGATAAAATAGCTACTTTCTCTGTCATTCGAGCAATATGTGCTTGACTGCGACAtaacattattataaaataggTTTAGAGCTTCAAACTGAAATTGTTGAATCACGAAAGAGAACGAACAAGCTGCTTCAATTTCCGTTTACGTTGTTCTCGAACTACCAAGTTTCAAAGAGTATGCCCGATGTttcaagaataatatttatcaTGAAACATCCTCTATAATTcactaaaaatattgaaatatttatactatTTATAAATTGCATGATTATCATTCCTATAGTTCATAACAAGACTGACTTTGCACATATGTAACCAAATTTATTACTAGTATGTACTGTAACTGAGAATGGGCAGCAAAACATCGCGCCTGAGGTACGAGTTATGCAGATAGAAAAATCCTTGAACTTAAATCAAGTTACTGAATTTCGATTTAGGCACTAGGATATATATCTGTGTAGTTGTACAAATACTAAAACACTGATACAACTGTAACGAATTAAACCTAATCCGTgagttgtattttttcaagtgCAATAAAGTAATATGCTTATACATTATTCGAGCTTTCGATTATTCGTTGCGAAGCATATCTACGAGTGTGATATTATAATGACGATCTGGTAATTTATATCTTGTTATTGATAAAGTATCatcttaaaattatttcatttgtaCTACCAGTCATCCGTGTGTTTCGTTTCTCTAACAAGCGCAACTGTGATTGCTGTGAGGACATTGCCATCAATGATTCAAAAGATACGACGGAAAATGAAGGAATCGTGATGTATTCGACGATGTATTCCAAGATTCTCTACACACAGTTTTGGTTTAGTTCCTAAGAGGCCGAATGGTAACGAAggcttttcaaaataactTCTGGGACATGAATTTTGAGCAGCGGAAGACCACATGAAAATTAGACTAACCCCTTTGCAATCTTGTCGCTGAATATTGGCGATATCAGGAGCATCTTGAGTTGACTATATTCAACAGCAACGGGTCAAAGATTACGGCCggaaaacgagaaattttcttcgtaCCTTCTCAGCTGTTGCTCCAACGAGGTTTTGAATgtcttttctgtttttcttggGGTGCAATTAATCtagaaagggtcatttaaatcaattccgagacgaaaaatttttgccgtCAAAATCATCGAAAAAGCCCCTACTTAACCTGTGTGGACttaccgacttgtcggcgatacaagaaattaataatgaggataaatttcttcgaaaattCGTGGCAAAACAGTCATTTCAttaaagtataggtacccgagagaagaatgtatacatagatcataaataataatagatcagatgtaatgatgatgcagagaccaaaaagtatatatgtatatgcggtccatgtacgatattaatatatatgacCCATttacgtgatgcatactataaattttataattttccaacagacaaactagattatctaTAATAATCGGCTATGATATGAAAgtagaagaattattcatttggaAATGGGATTCGATTCGACaggcgctcgatgtattccataacattaatattcataataattccaacaacttttcatttgctctctcgatcttgaattttcgcaggcatagaatcgaaacaatgttttagctagtcgcaagcAAAGTATCCACGTTGagtagagaagcagaattgtttttcgaaaagagTTCGTATGGCAAAAatttcagagtaactgtaatacatcacggatgcgctaattttgatagAGATGAAATGAATACTcagtatatgagacagtatttaaggcagtgtcctgatttaaagacctaaaaaggtgattgtcggcgatttttttttctttgatagggagagatagaacgaagcttcttaaaacttcaAGTGTATtataacacacatttgaaaggtacgagcagcgttattagctaacccgttaactgaagaatatatcatTAGTCAACAGCTGACCATCAAAGGGCCTAGCCGCTTGAATgtggaatcggcaggaaagataaagtgcgtatttcttgtctggaATGAGagaactaaaatcattatacat
The Neodiprion fabricii isolate iyNeoFabr1 chromosome 1, iyNeoFabr1.1, whole genome shotgun sequence DNA segment above includes these coding regions:
- the LOC124187892 gene encoding uncharacterized protein LOC124187892; this translates as MLCCVSKQSAATVDSLSESLREEGIRPRGQRPGSEIRRLQVDSLPAKLSREEDAPPVLLPCSICSRTFKPQSLEKHTKICERAAAKKRKPFDSAKQRIQGTDLAEFLPKQGKRRPIHEDKSSKPKTTWKQTHDEFLRAIRAARGEADDVSAPRQVAAVAPTTAPTRANEKGTCPTCNRQFGIKAYDRHVAWCKERATRLPVSPATNIAKERLEARINYRAPTLRNRRLTNREKYSPGSTVNISTASKMSPPGSKPKESASVPSCAKASDSLVKSKPAAARRLGHTKEIPNIPGPMKSRLVDRTNRPAEEYESGPMSTRTSSSNPRRPLLPNASPKSVKTTIKNTSPPPKSARRSEIRSSLSPRLCKIHESTSSEPVKLKINLLSVRGYNNPKVNDIDVNQDVIGMSVQPCNIHREHSMTSWKRISEEKTDSQIMTGNTDTSKMKNTSVEEQDSEKCRVGVSEIVCSEKCGEDDEFEKAAERHRQSSSIVSPKVMECIRPSEVANTADTSKLSWVKNIEELDKTYLIKESRDSDPDSLCLLIPPRKWKPIKNSPRVEFYVKDRMMTVSESTINFYEDHGNLDCFASPMNFNGHVNFTSTPVLDNLDVDHADDMPDTVQNLEAGKDVSAQEDVVLSTEPGIAWLADTTLQQEASMALELELIHSTANDPALQETTVIITPIETPVQPSPETFCKITVQNDSPKVKSTRVSRRKKKKKNAVVKLTPRLKPLDQTVLVTEQPLSYTNFNKIYELPSNPQIDAKQTYAHVVSPIPRSSIKTKSPLKHRKQRALTDCSESQSQEIEVCQRGNKSAPRNPTQVDSEFDSSFELKASPFPSPRSFLNLMASPPSKNCNYRKCSSKPSKNRLQASVEEVGTVIQEQEGENSRKDWFSDHCTARLGRPGQKLEATKKQLKHLDLQKKENRSFKSLDGFHDGSAPDPSAIDDEISRVTTPQLSSTRSIDTVSSSSHQYSGVNPLSGSLKPECGDRRRCGTYVIEKRSVHGTSQNYNPASDESLEDKPIEKRRKTDPMQQDLHETDVGKGDLVIGHESGDGYSLNATLTDSRNFLETTLEDDVSVDVDVRKIYDKYINNNFDYDSENTVGGSYSNEVDFGKEQIVMGDKDDQGFQKITKVASDSNVIQVKTPRSPERVISKSSCQEAFDTQRRIRRNMNILRGSTDSLVSMMDIASRSIQLISSSGCYDREICRIQPIRSAINTERLPKFLPEINQAEDVVASKSVEKKKKSSDSTYWEKASRVSQHRLINLYPPKEKFRFIKKNPKSQFLPPIQPGSPLSIKRPRSELSFRVVRRSYSRSPPNFNLMLRRRIGANQDYDPFVTAERQINELFADTNDQFLTEGLPLEGNRSPPSDTKVTQFPLSHSSAFVKYPSSPRANKRASVIAPPSEFDDFISDFSSDSTETNSTTQDFFINNLQMQTRDANDFDKLTEDCTRRVVIDKSKVALDEDVNANSCRGKTFVSSIERSRKILEKVSPKVVRPAMNRSHSVRSTRATSAPRAPERKSSLKKSISHTNDYSGVSNASNNNGFGALSGSNLSLSSMLSSEADIKRSNSVFDELLSSFEDDGSSFPSLKSFLKSDSVSTSMSSQVPDSRLRNGMISDEELSSPDSYKRQNHSKLSADSAYSSLNRKCSNHGRSTNDVGSRIEQEPLLKHGDAEVTPGKLKMSKFCHECGSRFPEPAKFCCECGVKRLVL